TTCCGAAGTCGGCAAGGCGCGGGTGGCGGGATCCCTGCTGGTCGCGCCGAGCTTGGGCGTCGTGACCGCACCGGCGGCTGGGCGCGTGGCCGTTCGCCCGAACACGTTCTTTGGCCGGTAGCGTCGTGCGAAGGGCCCGCGACCCGTGGCTCAGCCCCGAACAACAGTGGTTTCGTCTTCGGGCAAACCCTGTCAGCCAGGGACACGGCCTCGTGCGGCGCGGTGAACTCGCCTGGGATATGCAGATCCGACCATCTCCGCTCGCACGTCTATACGCCGTTCGCATTCGCTATCGGCGCGGCGGCACGCCGGAGGTGGCGGTCGTCTCACCGGACCTCAACGAATTGGCAGACGGTCGGAAATTGCCGCACGTGTACGAGACAAAGCCGGTGCGGCTCTGCCTCTTCGATCCGCAAACTGCGGAATGGTCTCCCGGAGCCTCGATCGCCGACACGATCGTGCCGTGGATCTACCTCTGGCTGTTCTACTTCGAAGAATGGCTCATGAGCGACGAGTGGAAAGGCGGGGGACGCCATCCGAAAGTACGCGATGCGGCCTAAGCGCAGGATACTTGCTCTGGACGGCGGCGGAATCAAAGGTGTGCTCGCCGCATCGTTTCTCGATACCGTGGAGAGCGCTACCGGTAAGCGGATCGCGGATCATTTCGATCTGGTCGCAGGAACGTCGACGGGCGGCATCATTGCGCTCGGCCTGGGGCTTGGCATGTCCGCGCGTGAGATCGTGCAGTTCTACGTCAACCACGGACCTCGCATCTTCGCTCAGCCTGACCATCGAATCGCGAAAGGACGTTTCGGCGCATGGATCGGAAGACTGCGCGGGTTGGGGCGCCGCGGCCGCCAATTCGTCTGGCCAAAGTACGATCCGGATGCGCTTCACGACGCGCTGACGACGGCATTCGGACCGAGGTCTCTCGGCGACAGCACGCTTCGGCTGGTCATTCCCGCGTACCACGGCGATAAGGATGACCTCTACGTTTTCAAAACGCGACATCATTCGCGCCTGCAGGTGGACTGGCGCGAGCGGGCCGTCGACGTCGCCCTGGCTACTGCAGCGGCGCCGACCTACTTTCGAGCGCACGTCATGCCCAGCGGCGCGCCACTCATCGACGGGGGCATTTGGGCCAACAACCCGGCAGGCGTTGCAGCGGTCGAGGCACGCAGCGTACTGGGTTGGAAGGACGATGAACTCTATCTTCTGAGTCTGGGGTGCAGCGAAGAAGTTTTCGACATCCCCACATCGGCCGGTTACAAGGACCTTGTGCTGAAAACGACCGAGCTTTTCATGCACGGGCAATCCCGAGCATCCGCCGGTACGGCAAAGCTCCTGTGCGAGCATGCCGAGGCAACTCCCCGGTATTTCCGGTACCAACCAACCGTACCCGTCGGCAAGTTCACCATCGACCGAGTGGAGATGATTGACCGACTGCGCGGCCTTGGCGCAACGTGCGCGCGAGGGGCTCTGCCTGTCCTTCAAGAATACTTCCTTGGGAAGCCCGCCGAACCCTTCACGCAGTCGAATCCAACGCCTTCCTGACAGCCGGTACTCCGCTAGCGTCCGCAACCCCCTCCCGAGCGGCCGCAATGGAGCGGATCCAAATGTAAGCGCGAGCGACTCTTCCTGGCCGACTCCGACCGCTTAGGCCAGGGATCTCGATATAGAAAAGCAGTCGTTCCGGCCGTGGCGCGAACACGGTGCAGGTTTCGGCGAACGTGACCGGCGTGATGGATCGGCTGCCGCGAATGTTGTCAGGGTAGGGCAACGCGTAACCGCGAACGCGTCGGAAATTCCCGGCAGTTTGCTGGGGCGGAGATTGGCGATGGCGTGCCGCGATTACCGGTTGAGTGGCAAGGATCGCTGAAAAATGAATGGGGACTGGAAAACGAGGAGCAGTTTTGGAAAAACCATGCACAATATATGAAATATAAGTGCTTGATTTTATTGGCTCCCCGACCTGGACTCGAACCAGGGACCTGCGGATTAACAGTCCGTCGCTCTACCGACTGAGCTATCGGGGATCACCGAAATCAGAACCCGAGATTATAGCGGGAATTTTTATCTTTTCGAAACCGCGGCGACCGCGTCGGCGACGGCTTCGATGTTCTTCCGATTCAACGCGGCAATGCAGATGCGGCCGGTCGACACGGCATAGATCGCAAACTCTTCGCGCAGGCGCGCGACCTGGGCGGCGGTGAGGCCGGAATACGAAAACATGCCGCGCTGGGTGCGCACGAAGGAAAAATCGACTCCGGGCAGCCGTTGTCCCAGCAGGGACACGAGCGTGTCGCGCATCGCCTTGATGCGCTCCCGCATTCCGCCGAGTTCGGCTTCCCAGCGGGCGCGCAATTCGGCATTGCCGAGGATGGCGGCAACCAGGGCGGCGCCGTGGGTTGGCGGGTTGGAGTAGTTGGTGCGGATCACGCGCTTGAGCTGGCTCAGCACACGGCGCGACTCGTCCGCATCGGCGGTGACGATGGTGAGCGCGCCCACCCGCTCGCCGTAGAGCGAAAACGATTTCGAGAACGAACTGGCGATGAAGCAGGGCATGCCGCTCGCGGCGAAACTGCGGACCACGGCGCTGTCGGCTTCGATGCCGTCGGCGAAGCCTTGGTAGGCGAGGTCCAGGAACGGGATGCAGGCGCGCTCGCGCAGGATGGCGATGATCTCGTTCCATTGCTCCGGCGTGAGGTCGACGCCCGTCGGGTTGTGGCAGCAGGCATGCAGGACCACGATGGTCTGTGGCGCCGCGGCGCGCAGCATGGCGCGCATGCCGTCGAAATCGAGTCCGTGGGTCGCCGCGTCGTAGTAGGGATACGCCGCCACCGGAAATCCGGCCGCTTCGAACAGCGCGCGATGGTTTTCCCAACTGGGGTCGCTGATCAGCACATGGGAGTCGGGGACGATGCGCTTGAGCAGCGCCGCGCCGAGCGACAGGGCGCCGGTACCCCCCAGGGACTGGGCGGTCACCAGGCGACCGCCGGCTGCGGGTTCGGAGCCGGCACCGAAAAGAAGGTCCTGAACGGCGCGGTTGTAGGCCGCCGGACCGTCGATCGGCTGGTAGCCGCGGGCGACGGGGTTCGCCAGCCGCTCGGTCTCGGCCCGCCGCACCGAGTCGAGCACGGGGATCTTCCCGTCTTCCCCGAAGTAAACCCCGACGCCGAGGTTGATCTTTTCCGGGCGAGGATCGGCGCCGAACGCCTCATTCAATCCCAGGATGGGGTCGGGGGGGGCAAGTGCTACAGAGGCAAAAAGCGGTCCGGTCATTTCCACGCATTCCGGCAGCGGGTTTGGGGTCTCCCGCGCAATCGCGGGAGTGTACACAAGGGGGTGGGCGGCGCGATCGGTCGTCGGGCGGGGAAATTCTGCATTTTCGCGGTACCTCCTGAAAATGCGCGGTAATACGTTGATTTATAACGACTTGTAACCAAAGATCCCGCGGCGGGGGGCTAGGCAATTCATTACACGAATGCTACGATTTCCCGTTGGTGCCGCATAAAACGGCAACGATTCTCAGGACAGGTATCTCAGGACAGGTATTCGTGCAAACGCCGCAATCCAGCTCGCCATTTCGCCTGCACCGGCCGTATCCCCCCGCGGGAGACCAGCCGGCGGCGATCGCGCGCCTGATGGAAGGCTTGGCCGACGGGCTGACCTGTCAGACCTTGCTCGGCGTGACCGGCTCCGGCAAGACGTACACGATGGCCAACGTCATTGCCCAGACCGGGGTGCCGGCGCTGGTGCTCGCACCGAACAAGACGCTGGCGGCACAACTATACGCCGAGATGCGGGAGTTCTTTCCCGACAACGCGGTGGAGTACTTCGTATCGTACTACGACTACTACCAGCCCGAGGCGTACGTGCCGGCGCGCGATCTCTACATCGAGAAGGACAGCGCGATCAACGAGCACATCGAGCAGATGCGCCTGTCGGCGACGAAGTCGCTGCTCGAGCGGCGCGATGTCGTGATCGTGGGCACCGTCTCGTCGATCTACGGCATCGGCGACCCGAGCGAATACCACGCGATGATTCTCGTGCTGCGCACCGGCGACCGGCTGGGTCGGCGCGAGGCGATCGCGCGGCTGGTGGCGATGCAGTACGTGCGCAACGATGCGGAGTTCGTGCGCGGTACGTTTCGGGTGCGCGGCGATACCATCGACGTGTTCCCGTCGGAGCATGCGGAACTGGCGGTGCGCATCGATCTGCTCGACGATGAAGTGGAGCGCATCGAGCTGTTCGATCCCTTGACCGGCCGCGTGCGGCAGCAGGTGCCGCGGTTCACGGTGTATCCCTCGTCGCACTACGTCACGCCGCGCGAGACCGTGCTGCGGGCCATCGAGACGATCCGCGAGGAACTCGCGCAGCGCACGGACGAGTTGTACGGTGCCGGGAAGCTGGTGGAGGCGCAGCGTCTGGAACAGCGCACGCGGTTCGACCTCGAGATGCTGTCGGAACTCGGTTTCTGCAAGGGCATCGAAAACTACACGCGGCATCTGTCCGGTGCCGCGCCGGGGGAGCCGCCGCCGACGCTGGTCGATTATCTGCCGCCCGATGCGCTGATGTTCATCGACGAGTCGCATGTCACGGTGCCGCAATTGGGGGGGATGTACCGTGGCGACCGCGCGCGCAAGCAGACGCTGGTCGAATACGGGTTCCGGCTGCCCTCGGCCCTGGACAATCGGCCGTTGCGGTTCGATGAGTTCGAGGGCAAGATGCGCCGTTGCGTTTTCGTGTCGGCAACCCCCGGAGAGTACGAACTGGCGCGCTCGT
This genomic window from Burkholderiales bacterium GJ-E10 contains:
- a CDS encoding excinuclease ABC subunit B translates to MQTPQSSSPFRLHRPYPPAGDQPAAIARLMEGLADGLTCQTLLGVTGSGKTYTMANVIAQTGVPALVLAPNKTLAAQLYAEMREFFPDNAVEYFVSYYDYYQPEAYVPARDLYIEKDSAINEHIEQMRLSATKSLLERRDVVIVGTVSSIYGIGDPSEYHAMILVLRTGDRLGRREAIARLVAMQYVRNDAEFVRGTFRVRGDTIDVFPSEHAELAVRIDLLDDEVERIELFDPLTGRVRQQVPRFTVYPSSHYVTPRETVLRAIETIREELAQRTDELYGAGKLVEAQRLEQRTRFDLEMLSELGFCKGIENYTRHLSGAAPGEPPPTLVDYLPPDALMFIDESHVTVPQLGGMYRGDRARKQTLVEYGFRLPSALDNRPLRFDEFEGKMRRCVFVSATPGEYELARSSQVVEQVVRPTGLVDPRLEVRPARTQVDDVLSEIALRVAQGQRVLITTLTKRMAEDLTGFLSEHGVRVRYLHSDVDTVERVEIIRDLRAGAFDVLVGINLLREGLDLPEVGLVAILDADKEGFLRSERSLIQTIGRAARNLDGTAILYADVVTDSMRRAMDETERRRLRQSEFNARNGIVPRGVRKEVRELIDGILDSVTADAGALVAGETEPAYGAMTERDLGREIKRLEKQMRDFARDLRFEDAARVRDRLARLRERAFVSADGPDREEALSGT
- a CDS encoding patatin; protein product: MRPKRRILALDGGGIKGVLAASFLDTVESATGKRIADHFDLVAGTSTGGIIALGLGLGMSAREIVQFYVNHGPRIFAQPDHRIAKGRFGAWIGRLRGLGRRGRQFVWPKYDPDALHDALTTAFGPRSLGDSTLRLVIPAYHGDKDDLYVFKTRHHSRLQVDWRERAVDVALATAAAPTYFRAHVMPSGAPLIDGGIWANNPAGVAAVEARSVLGWKDDELYLLSLGCSEEVFDIPTSAGYKDLVLKTTELFMHGQSRASAGTAKLLCEHAEATPRYFRYQPTVPVGKFTIDRVEMIDRLRGLGATCARGALPVLQEYFLGKPAEPFTQSNPTPS
- a CDS encoding aromatic amino acid aminotransferase; the protein is MYTPAIARETPNPLPECVEMTGPLFASVALAPPDPILGLNEAFGADPRPEKINLGVGVYFGEDGKIPVLDSVRRAETERLANPVARGYQPIDGPAAYNRAVQDLLFGAGSEPAAGGRLVTAQSLGGTGALSLGAALLKRIVPDSHVLISDPSWENHRALFEAAGFPVAAYPYYDAATHGLDFDGMRAMLRAAAPQTIVVLHACCHNPTGVDLTPEQWNEIIAILRERACIPFLDLAYQGFADGIEADSAVVRSFAASGMPCFIASSFSKSFSLYGERVGALTIVTADADESRRVLSQLKRVIRTNYSNPPTHGAALVAAILGNAELRARWEAELGGMRERIKAMRDTLVSLLGQRLPGVDFSFVRTQRGMFSYSGLTAAQVARLREEFAIYAVSTGRICIAALNRKNIEAVADAVAAVSKR